A window from Hoeflea sp. IMCC20628 encodes these proteins:
- the kduD gene encoding 2-dehydro-3-deoxy-D-gluconate 5-dehydrogenase KduD, with translation MNPFSLSGKTVLVTGANTGIGQATAIAMSRAGAMVICAGRRSCAETLSQIPGGREIILDFSDPLAARDVFSENRIDILVNNAGIIRRSDAINFSEADWDDVVDINLKSVFFTSQAFARAVLERNGTGSIVNVASLLSFQGGIRVASYTAAKHGVAGLTKALANEWSASGINVNAIAPGYIATNNTEALRDDPERNQAILDRIPAGRWGEPDDIGAAAVFLASPAAKYIHGAVLNVDGGWLAR, from the coding sequence GTGAACCCATTTTCGCTGTCTGGCAAAACCGTATTGGTCACAGGCGCCAATACCGGAATCGGCCAGGCCACGGCAATCGCCATGAGCAGGGCAGGCGCGATGGTCATTTGCGCAGGGCGAAGGTCCTGTGCAGAGACGTTGAGCCAGATACCGGGTGGACGTGAGATCATTCTGGATTTTTCCGATCCGCTGGCGGCGCGCGACGTGTTTTCAGAGAACCGCATCGACATTCTGGTCAACAATGCCGGCATCATACGGCGCAGCGACGCCATTAATTTCAGCGAAGCTGACTGGGATGACGTCGTCGACATCAACCTGAAGTCGGTGTTCTTTACCAGCCAGGCCTTTGCCCGCGCCGTGCTCGAACGCAACGGCACTGGCAGCATCGTCAACGTGGCGTCGCTGCTGTCGTTTCAGGGCGGCATTCGGGTGGCATCCTATACGGCGGCAAAACACGGCGTGGCCGGCCTCACAAAAGCCCTGGCCAATGAGTGGTCGGCAAGTGGCATCAACGTCAATGCGATTGCGCCGGGCTACATTGCCACCAACAACACCGAAGCACTGAGGGATGACCCGGAGCGAAACCAGGCTATTCTGGATCGCATTCCTGCCGGACGCTGGGGCGAGCCCGATGACATTGGCGCGGCTGCGGTTTTCCTGGCGTCACCGGCGGCGAAATATATCCACGGTGCAGTTCTCAATGTCGATGGAGGCTGGCTTGCCCGCTAA
- a CDS encoding TRAP transporter small permease produces MTNVARVTSVMARVALWVSGVGLVLMTVLIACQVFWRYVLNDSISWTEPGSVMIMGWFIFLGAAVGIREGYHLSFDIMLHVVPHRVKLMLHTVSDVVVIGFGAGMVVYGTQLAINAAPNTLPSLGISGAFDFMPIVAGGVLVVLFSIERIARRMAGMPTARFGETELED; encoded by the coding sequence ATGACGAACGTGGCGCGGGTAACCAGCGTCATGGCACGGGTGGCGCTATGGGTGTCGGGAGTTGGTCTGGTGCTGATGACAGTCCTGATCGCCTGCCAGGTATTCTGGCGCTATGTGCTCAATGACAGTATTTCATGGACTGAGCCGGGATCCGTGATGATCATGGGCTGGTTCATTTTCCTCGGCGCGGCTGTCGGCATCCGGGAAGGCTATCACCTTTCCTTTGACATCATGCTGCATGTGGTGCCGCACCGGGTGAAGCTGATGCTGCACACCGTTTCTGATGTTGTTGTGATCGGTTTCGGCGCAGGCATGGTGGTCTATGGCACCCAGCTGGCGATCAACGCCGCTCCCAATACCTTGCCAAGCCTCGGCATATCCGGGGCATTTGATTTCATGCCCATCGTGGCCGGCGGCGTGCTGGTGGTCCTGTTCTCGATCGAACGGATTGCGCGGCGCATGGCCGGCATGCCCACGGCACGCTTCGGCGAAACCGAGCTGGAGGATTGA
- the kduI gene encoding 5-dehydro-4-deoxy-D-glucuronate isomerase, with protein sequence MLTVETRHAIDPATAKGLDTTGLRSHFHAGGLFADGEIRLVYTHYDRMIVGGAVPAGGKLTLDRVEESGTPSILDRREMGILNIGDSGTVSAGGTDYTVNKGDVLYLGMGSGAVTFSGNGRFYVLSAPAHRSCPSKLIRIEDARRVEMGSAETSNERVILQFLHPEVADSCQLLMGYTQFASGSVWNTMPAHLHDRRMEAYLYFELGPEQRVFHFMGQPDETRHIVMANEEVVISPSWSIHCGAGTGAYTFCWAMAGDNVDFTDMDMVAMGDLR encoded by the coding sequence ATGCTGACAGTTGAAACCCGTCACGCCATTGACCCGGCTACGGCCAAGGGCCTTGATACCACAGGGTTGCGGTCCCATTTTCATGCCGGCGGCCTGTTTGCTGATGGCGAAATCCGGCTGGTCTACACCCATTACGACCGGATGATCGTCGGCGGCGCGGTTCCTGCCGGCGGCAAGCTGACGCTCGATCGGGTCGAGGAAAGCGGCACGCCTTCGATCCTCGACCGGCGCGAGATGGGTATCCTCAATATTGGCGACAGCGGAACCGTGTCGGCCGGCGGCACCGACTACACGGTCAACAAGGGCGATGTGCTTTATCTCGGCATGGGTTCGGGGGCCGTGACCTTTTCAGGCAATGGCCGGTTCTATGTGCTCTCGGCACCGGCGCACCGGAGCTGCCCGAGCAAGCTGATCCGCATTGAAGATGCCCGCCGGGTCGAGATGGGCTCGGCCGAAACCTCGAATGAGCGCGTTATTCTGCAGTTCCTGCATCCGGAAGTGGCCGACAGCTGCCAGTTGTTGATGGGCTACACGCAGTTCGCCTCGGGGTCTGTCTGGAACACCATGCCTGCGCATCTGCATGACCGCAGGATGGAAGCCTATCTCTATTTCGAGCTTGGCCCGGAACAGCGGGTCTTCCACTTCATGGGGCAGCCGGACGAGACCCGGCACATTGTTATGGCCAATGAAGAAGTGGTGATTTCGCCGTCCTGGTCGATCCATTGTGGCGCCGGTACCGGTGCCTACACGTTCTGCTGGGCGATGGCCGGTGACAATGTCGATTTCACCGATATGGACATGGTCGCCATGGGAGATCTTCGGTGA
- a CDS encoding TRAP transporter large permease, which produces MELWILFGSFVVLLLIGTPVAFCLGVSSFATIAYLGLPPVVVFQRMNSGVSVFALMAIPFFIFAGDLMVRGDIARRLVALAGALVGHLRGGLGQVNILASVMFGGVSGSAAADASAVGGLMVPQMKERGYDVDYAVNITVVGSIIALMIPPSHNMIIYSISAGGKISIADLFTAGIIPGAVLALSLMVAAYFVAKSRGYPTEPFPGGRALLGLFGNAVPGLILVAIIFGGVRSGIFTASESSNIAVVYAMFVTFFVYRSLSWFDFVAATMAAVRTTAMVLMVIGCAGAFGWLLAYTRVPTSMVLMLKGISDNPIIILLLMNLVLLLLGTFMDMSPLIVITTPIFLPVAVAFGVDPVHFGVILILNLGIGLCTPPVGAVLFVGCAVGRIPIWQAMRTIWPFYGAAFATLMLVTYIPQLSLWLPAQFH; this is translated from the coding sequence ATGGAACTTTGGATACTTTTCGGCTCCTTCGTGGTGCTGCTGCTGATCGGCACTCCGGTCGCCTTCTGCCTCGGCGTATCGAGCTTCGCAACGATTGCCTATCTCGGCCTGCCGCCGGTGGTGGTGTTCCAGCGGATGAATTCCGGCGTCTCGGTGTTCGCGCTGATGGCGATACCGTTCTTTATTTTCGCCGGTGACCTGATGGTGCGCGGCGATATCGCCCGGCGGCTGGTGGCGCTGGCCGGCGCCCTGGTTGGTCATCTCCGCGGCGGCCTGGGCCAGGTCAACATCCTGGCCAGCGTGATGTTCGGCGGCGTCTCCGGGTCGGCTGCGGCTGACGCAAGTGCTGTCGGCGGCCTAATGGTGCCGCAGATGAAGGAGCGCGGCTATGATGTCGATTATGCCGTCAACATTACCGTCGTCGGCTCGATCATCGCGCTGATGATCCCGCCATCGCACAACATGATCATCTATTCGATTTCGGCGGGCGGCAAGATTTCGATTGCCGACCTGTTCACCGCCGGCATCATCCCCGGCGCCGTTCTGGCGCTGTCGCTGATGGTGGCTGCCTATTTCGTCGCCAAGAGCCGCGGCTATCCGACAGAACCGTTCCCCGGCGGACGGGCGCTGCTCGGTCTGTTCGGCAATGCCGTGCCGGGTCTGATCCTTGTCGCCATCATTTTTGGCGGTGTTCGCTCGGGCATCTTCACAGCGTCGGAATCCTCCAACATTGCCGTCGTCTATGCGATGTTCGTCACCTTCTTTGTCTATCGCTCACTGAGCTGGTTCGATTTCGTCGCCGCCACCATGGCCGCCGTGCGGACCACCGCGATGGTGCTGATGGTGATCGGTTGCGCCGGGGCATTTGGCTGGCTGCTGGCCTATACCCGGGTGCCGACCTCGATGGTGCTGATGCTCAAGGGAATTTCGGACAATCCCATCATCATCTTGTTGCTGATGAACCTGGTGTTGCTGCTCCTCGGCACGTTCATGGACATGTCCCCGTTGATTGTCATCACCACGCCGATCTTCCTGCCCGTGGCTGTCGCCTTCGGCGTCGATCCGGTGCATTTCGGCGTCATTCTGATCCTCAATCTGGGGATCGGCCTGTGTACGCCACCGGTGGGGGCGGTGTTGTTCGTCGGATGCGCTGTGGGCAGGATACCGATCTGGCAGGCGATGCGCACGATCTGGCCTTTCTATGGCGCAGCCTTTGCCACGCTGATGCTCGTCACCTATATCCCGCAGCTGTCCCTGTGGCTGCCTGCCCAGTTCCATTGA
- a CDS encoding cupin domain-containing protein has translation MIQKFPEVPADPGVTRQVLSDSPELMMVAFRFQTEGAEGKLHNHPHVQSTYVESGRFSFTVADETFEVATGDSFVIPSNAVHGCKCLQPGTLIDTFTPRRDDFLTLNS, from the coding sequence ATGATACAGAAATTTCCCGAAGTGCCTGCCGATCCTGGTGTGACCCGGCAGGTGTTGAGTGACAGTCCGGAACTGATGATGGTTGCTTTCCGTTTTCAGACTGAGGGTGCTGAAGGCAAGCTGCACAACCATCCGCATGTGCAATCAACCTACGTCGAGTCCGGGCGCTTCTCCTTCACCGTGGCGGACGAGACATTCGAGGTCGCCACCGGCGACAGCTTTGTCATCCCGTCAAATGCGGTGCACGGCTGCAAGTGCCTGCAGCCCGGAACCCTGATTGATACCTTCACGCCCCGGCGCGATGATTTTCTGACGCTCAACTCCTGA